A window from Megalobrama amblycephala isolate DHTTF-2021 linkage group LG21, ASM1881202v1, whole genome shotgun sequence encodes these proteins:
- the LOC125257052 gene encoding protein NLRC3-like translates to MSLDEKTEGCSQSRRSPDPSCVSVRSDRSMHYPVDLSDKPPTTDPIVVKGSSSAGSAHCYTQAALQEETEDLQIPVKNEIQRVKEQLKTSMKKKFVRLFEGTKLQENETLLNRIYTQLYIIVGEREGVNEEHEVLQMEKSATIQHSQDTPINCNDIFKALPEPGCEEKHQIKTVLTKGIAGIGKTISVQKFILDWAEGKANLDVDFMFLLSFRELNLIRDHQYSLHRLLLDFHPELQDLDSKIYEDCKVVLILDGLDESRMTLMFSDAQKISDVTETSSVGVLMTNLMKGELLPSALIWITSRPVAANQIPTEYINRLTENSGIQRALRRRNISGRESVTSIKPAESSYTSEEQEAST, encoded by the exons ATGAGTCTCGATGAGAAAACAGAAGGATGTTCTCAGTCCCGGAGATCTCCAGATCCCAGCTGTGTGTCCGTGAGGAGTGACAGATCAATGCATTATCCTGTTGACCTCAGTGATAAACCACCGACCACTGATCCTAT AGTCGTGAAAGGATCCAGTTCTGCTGGATCTGCTCACTGTTACACACAAGCAGCCCTGCAGGAGGAGACTGAAGACCTGCAGATCCCAGTAAAGAATGAAATACAGAGAGTCAAAGAGCAGCTCAAAACCagcatgaaaaaaaagtttgtgagATTATTTGAAGGAACCAAACTACAAGAGaatgaaaccctcctgaacaggatctacacacagctctacatcatagtgggagagagagaaggagtgaatgaagaacatgaggttttacagatggagaaatcAGCCACAATACAACACTCACAAGACACTCCAATCAactgcaatgacatctttaaagCCTTACCTGAACCAGGATGTGAGGAGAAACACCAGATCAAGACTGTTCTTACTAAAGGCATCGCTGGAATTGGAAAAACCatctctgtgcagaagttcattctTGACTGGGCTGAGGGAAAAGCCAATCTGGATGTGGATTTCATGTTTCTGCTTTCATTTCGAGAGCTGAACTTGATTCGAGATCATCAGTACAGTCTTCACAGACTTCTACTGGACTTTCATCCTGAACTTCAAGATCTGGACTCAAAGATTTATGAGGATTGTAAAGTTGTATTAATCTTGGATGGTCTTGATGAAAGCAGAATGACACTGATGTTTTCAGATGCTCAGAAAATTTCTGATGTGACTGAGACTTCATCTGTGGGTGTGTTGATGACAAACCTCATGAAAGGAGagctgcttccctctgctctcatctggatcacctccagaccagtagcagccaatcagatccctACGGAATACATCAACCGTCTGACAGAGAATTCAGGGATTCAACGAGCCCTCAGAAggaggaatatttcaggaagagaatcagtgacGAGCATCAAGCCAGCAGAATCATCTTACACATCAGAAGAGCAAGAAGCCTCCACATGA